A single window of Halobacterium jilantaiense DNA harbors:
- a CDS encoding AzlC family ABC transporter permease: MTDRRDFLAGAWDSVPTLPANVPFGFVAGAAAVQAGFSDLQSVALSALVFGGASQLAAIELLEQGSPLAVVVLTAVVVNLRYVMYSAAIAPYFREFTSKWRLFASQFIVDTTFAIAVTEYERDPETDQLAYWLGVCATIYVGYVAGTAAGVVVGDAVPDGLQLDFAVPLLFLALLVPSITDEATGVAAAVGGFAAVAAAGLPMNVGIVVAAVVGISAGAVADAAGVGQ, translated from the coding sequence ATGACCGACCGACGGGACTTCCTCGCCGGCGCGTGGGACTCGGTGCCGACGCTGCCGGCGAACGTCCCGTTCGGCTTCGTCGCGGGCGCGGCCGCCGTTCAGGCGGGGTTCTCGGACCTCCAGTCGGTGGCGCTGTCGGCGCTCGTCTTCGGCGGCGCGAGCCAGCTCGCCGCCATCGAACTGCTGGAGCAGGGGTCGCCGCTCGCCGTCGTCGTGCTGACGGCCGTCGTCGTGAATCTGCGCTACGTGATGTACAGCGCCGCCATCGCGCCGTACTTCCGCGAGTTCACGTCGAAGTGGCGGCTGTTCGCCAGCCAGTTCATCGTCGACACGACGTTCGCAATCGCCGTCACCGAGTACGAACGCGACCCCGAGACCGACCAGCTCGCGTACTGGCTGGGGGTCTGCGCGACCATCTACGTCGGCTACGTGGCCGGAACGGCCGCGGGCGTGGTGGTCGGGGACGCCGTCCCGGACGGCCTCCAGCTCGACTTCGCGGTGCCGCTGCTCTTCCTCGCCCTGCTCGTTCCGTCCATCACGGACGAGGCGACGGGCGTCGCGGCCGCAGTGGGCGGCTTCGCGGCGGTGGCGGCCGCTGGGCTGCCGATGAACGTCGGCATCGTCGTCGCCGCCGTCGTCGGTATCTCGGCCGGTGCGGTGGCCGACGCCGCGGGGGTGGGACAATGA
- a CDS encoding AzlD domain-containing protein — protein MRLWLVVLAAAVGTYLLRVSFVTLFGRADEVPARVKRVLAFVPPAVLAALVLPELVLYGDGLSVSLGNDRLVAGVIAAGVAWKTEDMLATVVVGMAALYALSLVP, from the coding sequence ATGAGGCTCTGGCTGGTCGTGCTCGCCGCGGCGGTCGGCACCTACCTGCTCCGGGTGTCGTTCGTGACGCTGTTCGGGCGCGCCGACGAGGTGCCGGCGCGCGTCAAGCGCGTGCTCGCGTTCGTCCCGCCGGCAGTGCTCGCGGCGCTCGTGCTCCCCGAACTCGTCCTCTACGGCGACGGGCTCTCAGTCTCCCTCGGGAACGACCGACTGGTTGCGGGCGTGATTGCGGCGGGCGTCGCGTGGAAGACGGAAGACATGCTCGCCACCGTCGTCGTCGGGATGGCCGCGCTGTACGCGCTCTCGCTGGTACCGTAA
- a CDS encoding outer membrane protein assembly factor BamB family protein: METALHSQVVNRRRVLTAAAVGASSLAGCLSVFSSSRRDRPLPETPTGTWPQHGADGANSFAPNVSAPPRGNVAWTSKAFTRWRPVVSDGTVYLTNFDPSKDGSVFALDAQDGTEQWRTTLDASGENGMALVDDRLVVAYDTTLVALDRQSGERIWTETTNGLKFSELLVADDATGTILLASEDGIEAFGAANGEQHWESDVVRGLSLAPAVAGERVFAVGEIDGAPSLAAISLADGSERWQTELTDHPWSVPPVVTESGVVVDDDGTLVVYDPETGERRRELFTFTHENGVHDIVGLGTANGTVFAASYGGVVAVDAETGAEQWYRDRPESKSELCVGSQTVVLPLSDPSFASNQTTISALDRETGEMRWYWDFGRSPNVIVPPVMVDDAVFFTASDMDSLAVLGDVPPLED; this comes from the coding sequence ATGGAAACTGCCCTCCACAGTCAAGTTGTGAACCGCAGACGAGTCCTGACTGCAGCGGCCGTCGGTGCGAGTTCTCTCGCGGGGTGTCTGTCGGTGTTTTCGTCGTCGAGGCGGGACAGACCCCTCCCAGAGACACCCACGGGAACGTGGCCACAGCACGGCGCGGACGGCGCGAACTCATTCGCGCCGAACGTGTCTGCGCCACCGCGTGGAAACGTGGCGTGGACGTCGAAGGCGTTCACCCGCTGGCGGCCCGTGGTCTCCGACGGTACGGTCTACCTGACGAATTTCGACCCGAGCAAAGACGGGAGTGTGTTCGCACTCGACGCGCAGGACGGCACCGAGCAGTGGCGAACCACCCTCGACGCGAGCGGAGAGAACGGGATGGCCCTCGTCGACGACCGGCTCGTCGTCGCCTACGACACGACGCTCGTCGCGCTCGACCGACAGAGTGGTGAGCGAATCTGGACCGAGACGACGAACGGCCTCAAGTTCTCGGAGTTGCTCGTCGCGGACGACGCCACCGGGACGATACTGCTCGCGTCCGAGGACGGCATCGAAGCGTTCGGGGCAGCGAACGGGGAGCAACACTGGGAGTCAGATGTGGTCCGCGGGCTCTCCCTTGCGCCGGCGGTGGCCGGCGAGCGCGTGTTCGCCGTCGGCGAGATCGACGGCGCGCCGAGCCTCGCCGCCATTTCGCTGGCCGACGGCTCCGAGCGCTGGCAGACCGAACTAACTGATCATCCCTGGTCCGTACCGCCCGTCGTGACCGAGAGTGGTGTAGTGGTCGACGACGACGGCACGCTCGTTGTCTACGACCCGGAGACGGGCGAGCGCCGCCGCGAACTCTTCACGTTCACGCACGAGAACGGGGTACACGATATCGTCGGGCTCGGTACCGCCAACGGGACGGTCTTCGCTGCCAGCTACGGCGGCGTCGTAGCGGTCGACGCTGAAACCGGCGCGGAGCAGTGGTACCGCGACCGTCCGGAGAGCAAATCGGAACTCTGCGTCGGATCCCAGACGGTCGTGCTCCCGCTCAGTGACCCCAGCTTCGCATCGAACCAGACGACAATCAGCGCGCTCGACCGCGAGACAGGGGAGATGCGCTGGTACTGGGACTTCGGCCGCAGCCCCAACGTAATCGTCCCGCCAGTCATGGTCGACGACGCCGTGTTCTTCACGGCCAGCGACATGGACAGCCTCGCTGTCCTGGGCGACGTGCCCCCGCTGGAGGACTGA
- a CDS encoding MBL fold metallo-hydrolase has translation MDDTTICSSDRYALVVYHIQLTNAAFEGRNSVYLLGVGDDDAPTTLVDTGIATPDVESELRDALDARGASFAAVDQVLLTHWHHDHAGLAGAIQADGDATVYIHEADAPMVSQDADAVTAMETKQAAYLDQWGMPDDKQAELNDFLGTHDGLQGQSADVTPLSDGDTVDLGYFEAEVVHLPGHAAGLAAYAFERDGRREAFVGDAVLPKYTPNVGGADVRVKRPLQQYLDSLQRVESLDLDRAWPGHRGPIFAPTERARDIAAHHDDRTERVLDVVRDQGQVTAWSVSAALFGGLRHIHILHGPGEAYAHLDHLVHEGVLREVDDAGPAVRYELA, from the coding sequence GTGGACGACACAACTATTTGTTCGAGCGACCGCTACGCCCTCGTCGTGTACCACATCCAGTTGACGAACGCCGCCTTCGAGGGCCGGAACAGCGTCTACCTCCTCGGCGTCGGCGACGACGACGCACCGACGACGCTCGTCGACACCGGCATCGCCACGCCCGACGTCGAGTCGGAACTCCGGGACGCCCTCGACGCCCGCGGCGCGTCGTTCGCCGCCGTCGACCAGGTCCTCCTGACGCACTGGCACCACGACCACGCCGGCCTCGCGGGCGCTATCCAGGCCGACGGCGACGCCACCGTCTACATCCACGAGGCCGACGCGCCGATGGTCTCACAGGACGCCGACGCCGTCACGGCGATGGAGACTAAACAGGCGGCCTACCTCGACCAGTGGGGAATGCCCGACGACAAACAGGCAGAACTCAACGACTTCCTCGGCACTCACGACGGTCTCCAGGGTCAATCGGCCGACGTGACGCCGCTGTCGGACGGCGACACCGTCGACCTCGGCTACTTCGAGGCCGAGGTCGTCCACCTCCCCGGACACGCCGCCGGGCTCGCCGCGTACGCCTTCGAGCGCGACGGCCGCCGGGAGGCGTTCGTCGGCGACGCCGTCCTCCCGAAGTACACGCCGAACGTCGGCGGCGCGGATGTCCGCGTCAAGCGCCCGCTCCAGCAGTACCTCGACAGCCTCCAGCGCGTCGAGAGCCTCGACCTCGACCGCGCGTGGCCCGGCCACCGCGGCCCCATCTTCGCGCCGACCGAGCGCGCCCGCGACATCGCCGCCCACCACGACGACCGCACCGAGCGCGTCCTCGATGTCGTCCGCGACCAGGGCCAGGTGACCGCGTGGAGCGTCAGCGCGGCGCTGTTCGGTGGCCTCCGGCACATCCACATCCTCCACGGGCCCGGTGAGGCGTACGCCCACCTCGACCACCTCGTCCATGAGGGCGTCCTCCGCGAAGTCGACGACGCCGGGCCCGCTGTCCGCTACGAACTCGCCTGA
- a CDS encoding inorganic phosphate transporter — MPSPILLVGAFLISFVVAAVTGASSVSVSMAPAVGSNSITVLRGAFVVGAVGFVGAVAQGAAVTRGVGTEIVSGPVTFGMGTVALVVIGVFVGLGIYFEHSIPVAFSTFGAVAGVGFAAGYDPNLDYWTLTLGAWVASGVVAVVLAYGVTVALERLVPESPRVERWVDSAVLFAGVVFSFIGGGSQVGLAVGPLVGTVEDLGFGLLSLMAFGGLGITLGAWVKSPVMLQAVGRQYASLGQRTSLAVLVTAIPMVQVIANVLGVPISYNHIIINSIAGCGFAASGGGAGVDTRKYAGTLASWVATLFGSTLTAYALYRATMLV; from the coding sequence GTGCCTTCACCGATTCTCCTCGTGGGGGCGTTTCTCATCTCGTTCGTCGTCGCGGCAGTGACGGGTGCCAGCAGCGTCTCGGTGTCGATGGCTCCCGCAGTCGGGTCGAACTCGATTACGGTGCTCCGTGGTGCGTTCGTCGTCGGTGCCGTCGGGTTCGTCGGTGCGGTCGCACAGGGGGCTGCCGTCACCCGGGGCGTGGGGACGGAAATCGTCTCCGGGCCCGTGACCTTCGGGATGGGAACGGTCGCACTCGTGGTCATCGGCGTCTTCGTCGGACTGGGTATCTACTTCGAACACTCGATACCGGTGGCGTTCTCGACGTTCGGCGCGGTCGCCGGCGTGGGGTTCGCCGCCGGCTACGACCCGAATCTCGACTACTGGACGCTCACACTCGGTGCGTGGGTGGCGTCGGGTGTCGTCGCGGTCGTGCTGGCGTACGGCGTCACGGTCGCGCTGGAACGGCTCGTCCCCGAGTCGCCGCGTGTCGAGCGGTGGGTCGACAGTGCGGTGCTGTTCGCCGGGGTCGTGTTCTCGTTCATCGGCGGCGGCAGTCAGGTGGGACTGGCCGTCGGTCCTCTGGTGGGGACGGTCGAGGACCTGGGCTTCGGCCTGCTGTCGCTGATGGCGTTCGGCGGACTCGGCATCACGCTCGGCGCGTGGGTGAAGAGCCCGGTGATGCTACAGGCCGTCGGCCGTCAGTACGCGAGTCTCGGCCAGCGCACGTCGCTGGCCGTTCTCGTGACGGCGATTCCGATGGTGCAGGTCATCGCGAACGTGCTCGGTGTCCCGATCTCGTACAATCACATCATCATCAACAGTATCGCCGGCTGCGGGTTCGCGGCCAGCGGGGGCGGCGCTGGCGTCGACACCCGGAAGTACGCCGGCACGCTCGCGAGCTGGGTTGCGACACTGTTCGGTTCGACGCTGACGGCGTACGCGCTCTACAGGGCCACGATGCTCGTCTGA
- a CDS encoding nucleoside triphosphate pyrophosphohydrolase produces the protein MSEEYDKLVRDDVPSEIREDGETPVTYRAEGEEYRDRLAEKLVEEAEEFADGRTVAELGDVLDVVDAICAARDVDRDYLEEMRAAKTDDRGGFVEGVVLERVEPTQDHQHADWDSPDE, from the coding sequence ATGAGCGAAGAGTACGACAAGCTCGTGCGCGACGACGTACCGTCCGAGATTCGAGAGGACGGCGAGACGCCAGTCACCTACCGCGCGGAGGGCGAGGAGTACCGCGACCGGCTCGCCGAGAAGCTCGTCGAGGAGGCCGAGGAGTTCGCCGACGGCCGGACGGTCGCCGAACTCGGGGACGTGCTGGACGTGGTCGACGCCATCTGTGCGGCGCGGGACGTCGACCGCGACTACCTGGAGGAGATGCGAGCGGCGAAGACCGACGACCGCGGCGGGTTCGTCGAGGGCGTCGTCCTCGAACGCGTCGAGCCGACCCAGGACCACCAACACGCGGACTGGGACTCCCCGGACGAGTAG
- a CDS encoding uracil-DNA glycosylase has protein sequence MQNVTDRTSNPFDMRPPCDAVVPGYGDVNADLHVVGDHPGVHGGVESGIPFTDSPAGDRLREALRAGGVLDDEDGPEGVFFSYLHACVPDGEPTPEDYREMEPFFDAELRAITAHVLLPVGERATRHVLANYTAIAPDDVTLSEIHATDLHGSGWLVVPCLDPAGWSDDQEADYVDALRSLLGTDYQREADLGRFLVGPEPYTVR, from the coding sequence GTGCAGAACGTCACGGACCGAACGAGCAACCCCTTCGACATGCGGCCGCCCTGCGACGCCGTCGTCCCCGGGTACGGCGACGTGAACGCCGACCTGCACGTCGTCGGCGACCACCCCGGCGTCCACGGCGGTGTCGAGTCCGGCATCCCGTTCACCGACTCGCCGGCGGGCGACCGGCTCCGCGAGGCGCTGCGGGCCGGCGGCGTCCTCGACGACGAGGACGGCCCCGAGGGCGTGTTCTTCTCGTACCTCCACGCCTGCGTGCCCGACGGCGAGCCGACCCCCGAGGACTACCGGGAGATGGAGCCGTTCTTCGACGCGGAACTGCGCGCCATCACCGCCCACGTCCTGCTGCCGGTCGGCGAGCGCGCGACCCGCCACGTCCTCGCGAACTACACCGCAATCGCGCCCGACGACGTGACGCTCTCCGAGATCCACGCGACGGACCTCCACGGCAGCGGCTGGCTCGTCGTCCCCTGCCTCGACCCCGCCGGCTGGAGCGACGACCAGGAAGCCGACTACGTCGACGCGCTCCGGAGCTTGCTCGGGACAGACTACCAGCGGGAAGCCGACCTCGGGCGGTTCCTCGTCGGCCCCGAACCGTACACGGTCCGGTAG
- a CDS encoding peroxiredoxin gives MLAEGTTAPEFELANQDGEPVALSDFEDQHVVVYFYPRADTPGCTKEACDFRDNWDRYADADVPVLGVSDDPVEDLADFHEKYDLPFDLLSDDGGEVATAYESYGEREIQGDLLSVTSRNTYVVGPDGAIAAAFEGVDPEGHADEVLAAIE, from the coding sequence ATGCTAGCGGAAGGCACCACGGCTCCGGAGTTCGAGTTGGCGAATCAGGACGGCGAGCCCGTCGCGCTGTCCGACTTCGAGGACCAGCACGTCGTCGTCTACTTCTACCCGCGAGCGGACACACCCGGCTGCACGAAGGAGGCCTGTGACTTCCGAGACAACTGGGACCGCTACGCGGACGCCGACGTGCCCGTGCTCGGCGTCAGCGACGACCCCGTCGAGGACCTCGCCGACTTCCACGAGAAGTACGACCTGCCGTTCGACCTCCTGAGCGACGACGGCGGCGAGGTCGCGACCGCGTACGAGTCCTACGGCGAGCGCGAGATTCAGGGCGACCTGCTGTCGGTCACGTCCCGGAACACGTACGTCGTCGGTCCGGACGGCGCTATCGCGGCCGCATTCGAGGGCGTCGACCCCGAGGGACACGCGGACGAAGTGCTGGCCGCGATCGAGTGA
- a CDS encoding O-methyltransferase produces MSRILGDDVESLLAAANPEPSPLLAEMTEHGDDRGFPTVGPDAGRFLRLLATLADAERVFEFGSGFGYSAAWFLPALPADGELVLTDYDEANLDEARAFLDRLDPDAAVHYEAGEALDSFERYDGPFDLVLLDHDKARYAEAFDEVVEALAPGGVVVADNIMEGPVTPESVTDALRGGDPVDDSTAGIAAYVERVRDHPDFETAHVPLGEGLAVSTLTR; encoded by the coding sequence ATGAGCCGCATCCTCGGCGACGACGTGGAATCGCTGCTCGCCGCCGCGAACCCCGAGCCGTCGCCGCTGCTCGCGGAGATGACCGAACACGGCGACGATCGAGGCTTCCCGACGGTCGGCCCGGACGCCGGCCGCTTCCTGCGACTGCTGGCGACGCTCGCGGACGCCGAGCGCGTCTTCGAGTTCGGCTCCGGGTTCGGCTACTCGGCGGCCTGGTTCCTGCCCGCGCTCCCCGCGGACGGCGAACTCGTGCTCACCGACTACGACGAGGCCAACCTCGACGAGGCCCGTGCGTTCCTCGACCGCCTCGACCCGGACGCCGCAGTGCACTACGAGGCCGGTGAGGCACTCGACAGCTTCGAGCGCTACGACGGTCCCTTCGACCTCGTGCTCCTCGACCACGACAAGGCCCGGTACGCCGAGGCGTTCGACGAGGTGGTCGAGGCCCTCGCGCCGGGCGGCGTGGTCGTCGCGGACAACATCATGGAGGGCCCGGTCACGCCCGAGAGCGTCACCGACGCGCTCCGGGGCGGCGACCCGGTCGACGACTCGACCGCCGGCATCGCGGCGTACGTCGAGCGCGTGCGGGACCACCCGGACTTCGAGACGGCACACGTCCCGCTCGGAGAAGGGCTCGCCGTGAGCACACTGACCCGCTGA
- a CDS encoding phospholipase C/P1 nuclease family protein: protein MTDPTRRTFLKGVASSTAIAGIPAVTSARTGLAASENLPESPFDFKYRTVGDDVREAVGRHWWLLTVDHDRINELLRKAPASATETRRKQATLKEFRSTYDVELERDERDERELTYHLTEPEAASLWETDVGRSELTEAENGGEAVGRIASSAGTSLQQEFDTQVEPAHSGTIHKKMAAAAVQGTEHENKSGTLKDGAVDPDQWDQKCQVCSDGWLYLGDRFDIVDISLSLVEDEIRKAIRDIDDSASPHHMYVPGGEKFQADGILAAFLPIGIGLLQVEVHGAAPDDAQAHWESATSGSTDFEEVGQAFHFLQDVSHPLHTGSIGPQVLDTQGTIHFAYKQFIEDNWSSANDTSKSFSQRFSEGMNNPQWDGSMQAACETVAGDSTNYSDQVYETIVENGPNNHDDWDDFVENSAYSCMWFAGAYSRGAVNKL from the coding sequence ATGACAGACCCAACTAGGCGGACGTTCCTGAAAGGCGTCGCGAGTAGTACGGCTATCGCGGGAATCCCGGCTGTCACCAGTGCGAGAACCGGACTGGCCGCGTCGGAGAACCTCCCCGAATCGCCGTTCGACTTCAAGTACCGAACGGTAGGCGACGACGTTCGGGAGGCTGTCGGACGGCACTGGTGGCTGCTCACGGTGGACCACGACAGAATCAACGAACTGCTGCGGAAAGCACCCGCGAGCGCGACCGAAACTCGACGAAAGCAGGCGACGCTGAAGGAGTTCCGCTCGACGTACGACGTCGAACTCGAACGCGACGAGCGAGACGAACGAGAACTCACGTACCACCTCACAGAACCAGAGGCTGCCTCGCTCTGGGAGACAGATGTCGGTCGAAGCGAACTAACAGAGGCAGAGAACGGCGGCGAAGCCGTCGGACGAATCGCGTCGAGTGCCGGGACCAGTCTCCAACAGGAGTTCGACACGCAGGTCGAACCGGCACACTCCGGGACCATTCACAAGAAGATGGCCGCGGCTGCAGTCCAAGGAACGGAACACGAAAACAAATCCGGCACGCTGAAAGACGGAGCCGTCGACCCCGACCAGTGGGATCAGAAGTGCCAGGTCTGTTCGGACGGCTGGCTGTACCTCGGCGACCGGTTCGACATAGTCGACATCTCCCTCAGTCTCGTCGAGGACGAAATTCGGAAGGCGATTCGGGACATCGACGATTCCGCGAGCCCGCATCACATGTACGTTCCGGGCGGAGAGAAGTTCCAAGCCGACGGAATCCTCGCCGCGTTCCTGCCCATCGGAATCGGCCTCCTGCAGGTCGAAGTCCACGGCGCGGCTCCCGACGACGCTCAGGCCCACTGGGAGAGCGCGACATCCGGGAGCACGGACTTCGAGGAGGTCGGACAGGCGTTCCACTTCCTCCAAGACGTGTCCCATCCCCTCCACACCGGCTCGATCGGGCCGCAGGTTCTGGACACGCAGGGCACGATTCACTTCGCGTACAAGCAGTTCATCGAGGACAACTGGAGCTCGGCCAACGACACGTCGAAGTCGTTCAGCCAGCGGTTCTCCGAGGGGATGAACAACCCCCAGTGGGACGGCTCAATGCAGGCGGCCTGTGAGACTGTCGCGGGCGACTCGACGAACTACTCCGACCAGGTCTACGAGACCATCGTCGAGAACGGTCCGAACAACCACGACGACTGGGACGACTTCGTCGAGAACTCCGCGTACTCCTGCATGTGGTTCGCGGGAGCGTACTCTCGCGGTGCTGTCAATAAACTGTAG
- a CDS encoding NAD(P)/FAD-dependent oxidoreductase codes for MTDVDVAVVGGGPAGSTAAYAAADRGADAVVYEKGVPRDDRQRLGPDSTDAAGFLDYWLEVAGLDFEDIPEDVVEKTLTDAEFVGPSERAVLDRTGLDSDYDHFGFTFHRAKFDDWLRDRAEDAGARYEAGTSVKSVDSDLDGGHEHTLTLGNGDEVTAEYLILADGPQRQVTMRVLDPLLPDGKKASEVLSPPTANHIAYQEYRQFPEELFDDDSLKFWWGWMPGETAYPWVFPNRGNVARVGLTMPIGMDIDDFDASEWRLLREDDEQIPSGSVYIRRLLEELYGDEYDVDEDFPLAVDHGKSNGTETYPISSTRPIESPVDAGIAVAGGAMGTTSAFHEGGDHVAHRTGLLAGRLAAEDRLTEYNDAWHDAIGDEIKRNVAMADVVGDFGPDDWDDTIRITRTMLEGSDGGKLISKSNARSAAGGLGLYTKYRKAKFGLRKGRYAQLRESDYSF; via the coding sequence ATGACTGACGTGGACGTAGCCGTCGTGGGTGGCGGACCGGCGGGGTCGACCGCCGCCTACGCGGCCGCCGACCGCGGCGCGGACGCGGTCGTCTACGAGAAGGGCGTGCCCCGCGACGACCGGCAGCGACTTGGACCGGACTCGACGGACGCGGCGGGCTTCCTCGACTACTGGCTGGAGGTCGCCGGCCTCGACTTCGAGGACATCCCCGAGGACGTCGTCGAGAAGACGCTCACCGACGCCGAGTTCGTCGGGCCGAGCGAGCGCGCCGTCCTCGACCGCACCGGCCTCGACAGCGACTACGACCACTTCGGGTTCACGTTCCACCGCGCGAAGTTCGACGACTGGCTCCGCGACCGCGCCGAGGACGCCGGCGCGCGCTACGAGGCCGGAACGAGCGTGAAGTCCGTGGACTCGGACCTCGACGGCGGCCACGAGCACACGCTCACGCTCGGGAACGGAGACGAGGTGACCGCGGAGTACCTGATTCTCGCCGACGGCCCGCAGCGACAGGTCACGATGCGCGTCCTCGACCCGCTGCTCCCGGACGGCAAGAAGGCCAGCGAGGTGCTGAGCCCGCCGACGGCGAACCACATCGCCTACCAGGAGTACCGGCAGTTCCCCGAGGAACTGTTCGACGACGACTCCCTGAAGTTCTGGTGGGGCTGGATGCCGGGCGAGACGGCGTACCCGTGGGTGTTCCCGAACCGGGGCAACGTCGCGCGCGTCGGCCTCACGATGCCCATCGGGATGGACATCGACGACTTCGACGCCTCGGAGTGGCGGCTGCTCCGCGAGGACGACGAGCAGATTCCGTCCGGCTCGGTGTACATCCGCCGGCTGCTCGAAGAGCTGTACGGTGACGAGTACGACGTCGACGAGGACTTCCCGCTCGCCGTGGACCACGGGAAGTCGAACGGCACGGAGACGTACCCCATCTCGTCGACGCGACCCATCGAGTCCCCCGTCGATGCCGGCATCGCGGTCGCGGGCGGCGCGATGGGCACCACGTCGGCGTTCCACGAGGGCGGCGACCACGTCGCCCACCGCACCGGCCTGCTCGCCGGCCGGCTCGCCGCCGAGGATCGGCTGACGGAGTACAACGACGCCTGGCACGACGCCATCGGCGACGAAATCAAGCGCAACGTCGCGATGGCGGACGTCGTCGGCGACTTCGGGCCCGACGACTGGGACGACACAATCCGCATCACGCGGACGATGCTGGAGGGCAGCGACGGCGGGAAGCTCATCTCGAAGTCGAACGCGCGCTCCGCGGCGGGCGGCCTCGGCCTCTACACGAAGTACCGGAAGGCGAAGTTCGGGCTCCGGAAGGGCCGGTACGCGCAGTTGCGCGAGTCGGACTACTCGTTCTGA
- a CDS encoding thioredoxin family protein yields MVQEESDRELERGDTAPDFDLRGTDGETYTLDSFGDSEAVLLVFTCNHCPYAKAKFDTLNDIAADYGDVAVVGVNPNDADEYPDDSFERMQELVDDGTIQYDAYLRDESQDAARAYGATCTPDPFLLANTGDGFELAYHGRLDDALNPDDEPSREGGDARDAIDSVLAGEPVDDEFKPSRGCSIKWSDD; encoded by the coding sequence ATGGTTCAGGAGGAATCCGACCGCGAACTCGAACGAGGCGACACGGCTCCCGACTTCGACCTCCGCGGCACCGACGGCGAGACGTACACCCTCGACAGCTTCGGCGACTCCGAGGCCGTGTTGCTCGTGTTCACGTGCAACCACTGCCCGTACGCGAAAGCGAAGTTCGACACGCTCAACGACATCGCGGCGGACTACGGCGACGTCGCCGTCGTCGGCGTCAACCCCAACGACGCGGACGAGTACCCCGACGACTCGTTCGAGCGAATGCAGGAACTCGTCGACGACGGCACCATCCAGTACGACGCGTACCTCCGCGACGAGAGTCAGGACGCGGCCCGCGCCTACGGCGCGACCTGCACCCCCGACCCCTTCCTGCTGGCGAACACCGGAGACGGCTTCGAACTCGCGTACCACGGCCGCCTCGACGACGCGCTGAACCCTGACGACGAGCCGTCCCGCGAGGGCGGCGATGCCCGCGACGCCATCGACAGCGTGCTCGCCGGCGAGCCGGTCGACGACGAGTTCAAACCGTCCCGCGGCTGCTCCATCAAGTGGAGCGACGACTGA
- a CDS encoding DUF7543 family protein has protein sequence MEYHEVERQAGREWERADGNAVIRLRQTARGDWAVTYDRLEQADEGSAYERVEVGSEEAALSRVEEFQERTAEAEA, from the coding sequence ATGGAGTACCACGAGGTCGAGCGGCAGGCCGGTCGCGAGTGGGAGCGAGCGGACGGCAACGCCGTCATCCGGCTGCGGCAGACGGCGCGCGGCGACTGGGCGGTGACCTACGACCGACTGGAGCAGGCCGACGAGGGGTCGGCCTACGAGCGCGTGGAGGTCGGCAGCGAAGAGGCGGCGCTCTCTCGCGTCGAGGAGTTCCAGGAGCGGACCGCCGAAGCCGAGGCGTAA